From one Nocardioides scoriae genomic stretch:
- a CDS encoding exodeoxyribonuclease III, whose product MRLATWNVNSLRSRIDRVEGFLQRHDVDVLAVQETKAREEQLPLMGLSSLGYDVAAVGHDQWNGVAIISRVGLEGVEVGFAGMPTWGEPPVAEARALGATCGGVRVWSLYVPNGRKVDDPHYAYKLEWLARLREAARAMTGDTALVGDWNIAPQDEDVFDLAAFARSTHVTRPERAAFEAFLEDGWSDVTRAHTPGPEVYTYWDYYRQRYERNRGMRIDFVLGDPGLAGRVRGAFIDREERAGKGASDHAPVVVDLD is encoded by the coding sequence GTGCGCCTCGCCACCTGGAACGTCAACTCCCTCCGCAGCCGGATCGACCGCGTCGAGGGCTTCCTGCAGCGCCACGACGTCGACGTGCTCGCCGTCCAGGAGACCAAGGCGCGCGAGGAGCAGCTGCCGCTGATGGGCCTCAGCTCGCTCGGGTACGACGTCGCCGCCGTCGGCCACGACCAGTGGAACGGCGTCGCGATCATCAGCCGCGTGGGCCTCGAGGGCGTCGAGGTCGGGTTCGCCGGCATGCCGACGTGGGGCGAGCCGCCGGTGGCCGAGGCCCGGGCGCTGGGGGCAACGTGCGGCGGCGTACGGGTGTGGTCGCTGTACGTCCCCAACGGCCGCAAGGTCGACGACCCGCACTACGCCTACAAGCTGGAGTGGCTGGCGCGGCTGCGCGAGGCCGCGCGCGCCATGACCGGCGACACCGCCCTGGTCGGCGACTGGAACATCGCGCCCCAGGACGAGGACGTCTTCGACCTCGCGGCCTTCGCGAGGAGCACCCACGTCACCCGCCCCGAGCGCGCGGCGTTCGAGGCCTTCCTCGAGGACGGCTGGTCCGACGTCACCCGCGCGCACACGCCGGGTCCCGAGGTCTACACCTACTGGGACTACTACCGGCAGCGCTACGAGCGCAACCGCGGCATGCGCATCGACTTCGTGCTGGGCGACCCCGGGCTCGCCGGCCGCGTCCGCGGCGCCTTCATCGACCGCGAGGAGCGCGCCGGCAAGGGCGCCAGCGACCACGCCCCCGTGGTCGTCGACCTCGACTGA
- a CDS encoding cysteine desulfurase-like protein has translation MDLDTGAVRACFPALADGRARFDSPGGSLTPTVVADAVAATLLAGLSNRGPVNPSERRADEVVLAARTAVADLVGGDPRGVVFGRSMTELTWALARTLAAGWGAGDEVVVTRLDHDADVRPWVVLAERAGATVRWLGFDRATGELDDVATVLSERTRLVAVTGASNLIGTRPDVAAIAAAAHAVGALVHLDAVHLVPHAPVDLPALGVDLLACSPYKFFGPHHGALVASPDLLETLRPDKLAPSTDAVPERFELGTLPYELLAGTTAAVDFVAALAAPDPDPAAGATTRRERVLASMAAVERHEAALLARLLEGLDGLAHVRTHGRAARRTPTVLLEVDGRSGREVHEHLGALGINAPASNFYALEASRWLGLGDAGAVRVGLAAYSSADDVDRLLAGLARLA, from the coding sequence ATGGACCTCGACACCGGCGCCGTGCGCGCCTGCTTCCCCGCCCTGGCCGACGGGCGCGCCCGCTTCGACTCCCCCGGCGGCTCGCTGACGCCGACCGTCGTGGCCGACGCCGTCGCCGCGACCCTGCTCGCCGGCCTGAGCAACCGCGGGCCGGTCAACCCCTCGGAGCGCCGCGCCGACGAGGTGGTCCTCGCCGCCCGCACCGCCGTCGCCGACCTGGTGGGCGGCGACCCGCGCGGCGTCGTCTTCGGCCGCTCGATGACCGAGCTGACCTGGGCCCTGGCCCGGACCCTGGCCGCAGGGTGGGGGGCCGGCGACGAGGTGGTCGTGACGCGCCTGGACCACGACGCCGACGTGCGCCCGTGGGTGGTGCTCGCGGAGCGCGCCGGGGCGACGGTGCGCTGGCTGGGCTTCGACCGCGCGACCGGCGAGCTGGACGACGTCGCCACCGTGCTGTCCGAGCGCACCCGGCTGGTGGCCGTCACCGGCGCCTCCAACCTCATCGGCACGCGGCCCGACGTCGCCGCGATCGCCGCCGCCGCCCACGCGGTGGGCGCCCTGGTCCACCTCGACGCGGTCCACCTGGTGCCGCACGCGCCGGTCGACCTGCCCGCGCTCGGCGTCGACCTCCTGGCCTGCTCGCCCTACAAGTTCTTCGGACCCCACCACGGCGCCCTGGTCGCCTCGCCCGACCTGCTCGAGACGCTGCGCCCCGACAAGCTCGCGCCCTCGACCGACGCGGTGCCCGAGCGCTTCGAGCTCGGCACCCTGCCCTACGAGCTGCTGGCCGGCACGACCGCAGCGGTCGACTTCGTGGCCGCGCTGGCCGCACCCGACCCCGATCCCGCTGCGGGTGCGACCACCCGGCGGGAGCGGGTGCTGGCGTCGATGGCGGCCGTCGAGCGGCACGAGGCGGCCCTGCTCGCGCGGCTGCTCGAGGGGCTGGACGGTCTGGCCCACGTGCGGACGCACGGCCGCGCGGCGCGACGCACGCCCACGGTGCTGCTGGAGGTCGACGGCCGCTCCGGCCGCGAGGTGCACGAGCACCTCGGCGCGCTCGGGATCAACGCCCCGGCCAGCAACTTCTACGCCCTGGAGGCGTCGCGCTGGCTGGGCCTGGGCGATGCCGGGGCCGTGCGCGTCGGGCTGGCGGCGTACAGCAGCGCGGACGACGTCGACCGCCTGCTCGCGGGGCTCGCCCGGCTCGCCTGA
- the katG gene encoding catalase/peroxidase HPI, whose translation MNTEAAGGCPVAHGRMSHPTEGSSNERWWPESLNVRILRKHHPAADPMDDGFDYAAEFATIDLDELREDVRHVLTDSQEWWPADFGHYGPFFIRMAWHSAGTYRVADGRGGAGAGMQRFAPLNSWPDNASLDKARRLIWPVKQKYGRKLSWADLIVFTGNVALEDMGLPTFGFAGGRADVWEPDEDVYWGPETTWLGNERYQGDRELQGPLAAVQMGLIYVNPEGPDGNPDPLASARDIRETFGRMAMNDEETFALIAGGHTFGKTHGAADPEPHVGPEPEGAPIEQLGFGWKSSHGSGAGRDAITSGIEVTWTSTPTQWSTKYLENLYGLDWELTKGPGGAYQWQPKDGAAANTVPDPEDGSLSRPPTMLTSDVALKVDPVYDEIGRRFLAHPDQFADAFARAWFKLTHRDMGPIQRYLGPEVPAEELLWQDRVPAVDHELVDDADVAALKAKVLDSGLSVSRLVATAWASASTFRSSDKRGGANGARIRLEPQSGWEVNEPDELAQALRVLEGVQADFNASATGGKKISLADLIVLAGAAAVEKAARDAGQDVTVPFTPGRTDASAEQTDVESFSWLEPKADGFRNFVGKGQLLPAEFLLVDRANLLGLSAPELTVLVGGLRVLGANTGGSTAGVLTDRPGVLSNDFFVNLLTMDVEWSQVGDDRDSFEARRRGTDEVVWTGTRNDLVFGSNSELRAVSEVYASSDAQAKFVRDFVAAWDKVMMADRYDLV comes from the coding sequence ATGAACACTGAGGCGGCCGGCGGCTGCCCGGTCGCCCACGGTCGGATGAGCCACCCCACCGAGGGCTCGTCGAACGAGCGCTGGTGGCCCGAGTCGCTCAACGTCCGCATCCTGCGCAAGCACCACCCGGCCGCGGACCCGATGGACGACGGCTTCGACTACGCCGCCGAGTTCGCCACCATCGACCTCGACGAGCTCCGCGAGGACGTCCGCCACGTGCTCACCGACTCGCAGGAGTGGTGGCCCGCCGACTTCGGCCACTACGGCCCCTTCTTCATCCGGATGGCCTGGCACAGCGCCGGCACCTACCGCGTGGCCGACGGCCGCGGCGGCGCCGGGGCCGGCATGCAGCGCTTCGCCCCGCTCAACAGCTGGCCCGACAACGCCAGCCTCGACAAGGCCCGACGCCTGATCTGGCCGGTGAAGCAGAAGTACGGCCGCAAGCTGTCGTGGGCCGACCTGATCGTGTTCACCGGCAACGTCGCGCTCGAGGACATGGGCCTGCCGACCTTCGGCTTCGCCGGTGGCCGCGCTGACGTCTGGGAGCCCGACGAGGACGTCTACTGGGGTCCCGAGACCACCTGGCTCGGCAACGAGCGCTACCAGGGCGACCGCGAGCTCCAGGGTCCCCTGGCCGCCGTCCAGATGGGCCTGATCTACGTCAACCCCGAGGGTCCGGACGGCAATCCCGACCCGCTGGCCTCGGCGCGCGACATCCGCGAGACCTTCGGCCGGATGGCGATGAACGACGAGGAGACCTTCGCGCTGATCGCGGGCGGCCACACCTTCGGCAAGACCCACGGCGCGGCCGACCCCGAGCCGCACGTCGGTCCCGAGCCCGAGGGCGCCCCGATCGAGCAGCTCGGCTTCGGCTGGAAGAGCTCCCACGGCAGCGGAGCCGGTCGCGACGCAATCACCAGCGGCATCGAGGTCACGTGGACCTCCACGCCGACGCAGTGGAGCACGAAGTACCTCGAGAACCTCTACGGGCTCGACTGGGAGCTGACCAAGGGTCCCGGCGGCGCGTACCAGTGGCAGCCCAAGGACGGTGCCGCGGCCAACACGGTGCCCGACCCGGAGGACGGCTCGCTCTCGCGCCCGCCGACGATGCTCACCTCCGACGTGGCGCTCAAGGTCGACCCGGTCTACGACGAGATCGGCCGCCGCTTCCTGGCCCACCCCGACCAGTTCGCCGACGCCTTCGCCCGCGCCTGGTTCAAGCTCACCCACCGCGACATGGGCCCGATCCAGCGCTACCTCGGCCCCGAGGTCCCGGCCGAGGAGCTGCTCTGGCAGGACCGCGTGCCGGCCGTCGACCACGAGCTGGTCGACGACGCCGACGTCGCCGCCCTCAAGGCGAAGGTGCTCGACTCCGGCCTGTCCGTCTCCCGCCTGGTCGCGACCGCCTGGGCCTCGGCCTCGACGTTCCGCAGCAGCGACAAGCGCGGCGGCGCCAACGGCGCCCGGATCCGCCTCGAGCCGCAGAGCGGCTGGGAGGTCAACGAGCCCGACGAGCTGGCCCAGGCCCTGCGCGTCCTCGAGGGCGTCCAGGCCGACTTCAACGCCTCCGCGACCGGCGGCAAGAAGATCTCGCTGGCCGACCTGATCGTGCTGGCCGGTGCTGCCGCGGTCGAGAAGGCCGCCCGTGACGCCGGGCAGGACGTCACGGTGCCCTTCACCCCGGGCCGGACCGACGCGAGCGCCGAGCAGACCGACGTCGAGTCGTTCTCCTGGCTCGAGCCGAAGGCCGACGGCTTCCGCAACTTCGTGGGCAAGGGGCAGCTGCTCCCCGCGGAGTTCCTGCTGGTCGACCGGGCCAACCTGCTGGGCCTCAGCGCCCCCGAGCTGACCGTCCTGGTCGGCGGGCTGCGGGTGCTCGGCGCCAACACCGGCGGGTCGACCGCCGGCGTGCTGACGGACCGTCCGGGCGTGCTGAGCAACGACTTCTTCGTCAACCTGCTCACGATGGACGTCGAGTGGAGCCAGGTCGGCGACGACCGCGACTCCTTCGAGGCCCGTCGCCGCGGGACCGACGAGGTCGTCTGGACCGGGACGCGCAACGACCTGGTCTTCGGCTCCAACTCCGAGCTGCGGGCCGTCTCGGAGGTCTACGCCTCCTCCGACGCCCAGGCCAAGTTCGTCCGTGACTTCGTCGCCGCCTGGGACAAGGTCATGATGGCGGACCGGTACGACCTGGTCTGA
- a CDS encoding Fur family transcriptional regulator, whose protein sequence is MPTTTDAERLLRQAALRVTRPRLAVLAAVHRHPHAHTESLIGAVRADLGDVSHQAVYDALRVLCTAGLVRRIQPSGSVARYESRVGDNHHHVVCRTCGAIADVDCAVGEAPCLTASDDHGFVVDEAEVVYWGTCPDCTAARSTLHPDREESR, encoded by the coding sequence ATGCCCACCACCACCGACGCCGAGCGCCTGCTGCGCCAGGCGGCGCTGCGCGTGACGCGGCCGCGGCTGGCGGTGCTGGCGGCGGTGCACCGGCACCCGCACGCCCACACGGAGTCGCTGATCGGCGCCGTGCGCGCCGACCTCGGCGACGTCTCGCACCAGGCCGTGTACGACGCGCTGCGCGTGCTGTGCACCGCCGGGCTGGTGCGGCGGATCCAGCCCTCGGGCTCGGTCGCGCGCTACGAGTCCCGCGTGGGCGACAACCACCACCACGTGGTCTGCCGCACCTGCGGTGCCATCGCCGACGTCGACTGCGCCGTCGGCGAGGCCCCCTGCCTCACCGCCTCCGACGACCACGGTTTCGTGGTCGACGAGGCGGAGGTCGTCTACTGGGGCACCTGCCCCGACTGCACGGCCGCCCGCTCCACCCTCCACCCCGACCGAGAGGAATCCAGGTGA
- a CDS encoding DNA recombination protein RmuC, whose amino-acid sequence MDVVLPLLTLVIGLLLGALAVLARWRRASDPEVLHALSARGDDQAVLRAGLDRLHERLGDVEQQRASWQGQLHQQVDDVRRSTDLLRRETGALSTALRRPHVRGQWGELHLRRSVELAGMVEHCDFDEQVHLTDGEARTQRPDLVVHLAGGRSVVVDAKVPLDAHLDALAADDEDEVQAHLRRHVRQFRAHVDALSSKAYWRSLPGSPEFVVMFVPAESFLAAALEVDATLLDHAASRDVVLASPTTLIALLRTVAHGWTTELLAERTREIHELGRELHARLGVMGGHLDRVGRSLKGAVEAYNGAVGSLESRVLVTARQFEDVGVTRTQLPPVRPVTTTPRPLTAAELLDELTPQRPDLQDPLPLGDDRPGESRGASA is encoded by the coding sequence ATGGACGTCGTGCTCCCCCTGCTGACCCTGGTCATCGGCCTGCTGCTCGGCGCGCTCGCGGTGCTGGCCCGGTGGCGGCGCGCGAGTGACCCCGAGGTGCTGCACGCGCTGTCGGCCCGGGGGGACGACCAGGCCGTGCTCCGCGCCGGCCTCGACCGGCTCCACGAGCGGCTCGGCGACGTGGAGCAGCAGCGTGCCTCCTGGCAGGGCCAGCTCCACCAGCAGGTCGACGACGTGCGCCGCAGCACCGACCTGCTGCGCCGCGAGACCGGGGCCCTCTCGACGGCCCTGCGCCGACCGCACGTGCGCGGCCAGTGGGGCGAGCTCCACCTGCGCCGCTCGGTCGAGCTCGCCGGGATGGTCGAGCACTGCGACTTCGACGAGCAGGTCCACCTCACCGACGGCGAGGCCCGCACGCAGCGCCCCGACCTGGTGGTCCACCTCGCGGGCGGTCGCTCGGTGGTGGTCGACGCCAAGGTCCCGCTCGACGCCCACCTCGACGCCCTGGCCGCCGACGACGAGGACGAGGTGCAGGCCCACCTGCGCCGTCACGTCCGGCAGTTCCGCGCCCACGTGGACGCGCTGTCGTCCAAGGCCTACTGGCGCTCGCTGCCCGGCAGCCCGGAGTTCGTGGTGATGTTCGTGCCGGCCGAGTCGTTCCTGGCGGCCGCGCTGGAGGTCGACGCCACCCTGCTGGACCACGCGGCCTCGCGCGACGTGGTGCTGGCCAGCCCCACGACCCTGATCGCGCTGCTGCGCACCGTGGCCCACGGCTGGACCACCGAGCTGCTGGCGGAGCGCACCCGCGAGATCCACGAGCTGGGCCGCGAGCTCCACGCGCGGCTGGGCGTCATGGGCGGTCACCTCGACCGGGTCGGCCGCTCGCTCAAGGGGGCGGTCGAGGCCTACAACGGCGCCGTGGGGTCCCTGGAGAGCCGGGTGCTGGTGACCGCCCGGCAGTTCGAGGACGTCGGCGTCACCCGCACCCAGCTGCCGCCGGTGCGCCCCGTGACCACCACGCCCCGCCCCCTGACGGCCGCCGAGCTGCTCGACGAGCTCACCCCGCAGCGGCCTGACCTGCAGGATCCGCTCCCCCTGGGAGACGACCGCCCCGGCGAGTCGCGCGGCGCCAGCGCCTAG
- a CDS encoding DUF6542 domain-containing protein, with the protein MSAPTLWEEGHLTGGRVTRLAVLSGLLLLAVDIALFRDVTALFDLGFVAVCVAAALGVRPADFFRVSVLPPLLLLGLVTLVAVVERGWVARESDSVVQAVVSGLAHHAGGLMAGYALALLVLLVRMRVRARHGDRVSAHSNRAGSPAPTRVTSG; encoded by the coding sequence GTGAGCGCACCCACCCTGTGGGAAGAGGGACACCTGACCGGCGGCCGCGTGACGCGGCTGGCGGTCCTGAGCGGCCTGCTGCTGCTGGCCGTCGACATCGCCCTGTTCCGCGACGTCACCGCCCTGTTCGACCTCGGCTTCGTCGCCGTCTGCGTCGCGGCGGCCCTCGGCGTCCGCCCCGCCGACTTCTTCCGGGTCAGCGTGCTGCCCCCGCTGCTGCTGCTCGGCCTGGTCACGCTCGTGGCCGTGGTCGAGCGCGGCTGGGTCGCGCGCGAGTCCGACAGCGTGGTGCAGGCCGTGGTCTCCGGCCTGGCCCACCACGCGGGCGGCCTGATGGCCGGCTACGCACTGGCCCTGCTGGTGCTGCTGGTGCGGATGCGGGTCCGCGCCCGGCACGGCGACCGGGTCTCGGCTCACTCGAACCGCGCGGGGTCCCCCGCCCCGACGCGCGTCACCTCGGGGTAG
- a CDS encoding L-threonylcarbamoyladenylate synthase, producing MARYLDVHPVDPQPRSVRQAVEQLRDGGLIAYPTDSGYALGTALGNRDGLERIRTLRRLDDKHHFTLVCRDFAQLGQLVQLSNTAFRAVKAATPGPYTFILPATGEVPKRLMHPKKRTVGVRIPEHRVVQALLEELGEPLLSSTLILPGETEPMTDGWSVKEELDHTVDLVIDSGECGTEPTTVVDWSEGYPEVTRVGAGDPARFE from the coding sequence ATGGCGCGCTACCTCGACGTCCACCCGGTCGACCCCCAGCCCCGCTCGGTGCGGCAGGCGGTCGAGCAGCTGCGCGACGGCGGGCTGATCGCCTACCCGACCGACTCCGGCTACGCGCTGGGCACCGCGCTGGGCAACCGCGACGGGTTGGAGCGGATCAGGACGCTGCGCCGCCTCGACGACAAGCACCACTTCACGCTGGTGTGCCGCGACTTCGCCCAGCTCGGTCAGCTCGTGCAGCTGAGCAACACCGCCTTCCGGGCGGTCAAGGCGGCCACGCCCGGTCCCTACACCTTCATCCTGCCCGCGACCGGCGAGGTGCCGAAGCGGCTGATGCACCCGAAGAAGCGCACAGTGGGGGTGCGCATCCCCGAGCACCGCGTCGTCCAGGCCCTACTCGAGGAGCTGGGGGAGCCGCTGCTCTCCAGCACCCTGATCCTGCCCGGCGAGACCGAGCCCATGACCGACGGCTGGTCGGTCAAGGAGGAGCTCGACCACACCGTCGACCTGGTCATCGACTCCGGGGAGTGCGGCACCGAGCCGACGACGGTCGTCGACTGGTCGGAGGGCTACCCCGAGGTGACGCGCGTCGGGGCGGGGGACCCCGCGCGGTTCGAGTGA